The Luteibacter flocculans genomic interval GACGCCAAGGATAGGGCGGAGAATGCCCGACCGGAAGCGATAACGGACGTACAAGGCCAGCTCTTCCCCGGAGCGAAAAACCGCAGGAAAAGCCTGGTCACCTGCAAATACGGCGAAGTCCATGATCTCCGCGCCTCCGTCGCCCCACCGGTGCTCGTAGGGGTTGTACGCAGGCCGGCTTTCGAACATAGGTTCGTGACGCTCGCCGAACTGCGGATCGAAATGCTCGAGTTGGTCATTGACGGTCGCGTCGCCCGCATGCTCCCCCTCGCGAATCGGCGGCGTGATGCGCTGACGACCGTACAGGAGATCGAGATAGCGATTCACCACGGGCCGCGGATCGCCATCGTCAAGCTTCTGGCCCTGATCGATGAGTACGGCTCGATCGCAGTGCGTCACGACCTGCTCTGTAGAGTGCGTTACGAGCAGGATCGATGTTCCCCGCTCACGAAGCGTCTTCAGTCGTGCAAAGCACTTCGCCTGGAAGCGCGCGTCGCCGACAGCCAGAGCCTCGTCGACGATGAGTACGTCAGGATCGATTTGTGCCTGTACCGCGAATGCCAGTCGGACGGTCATGCCGCTTGAATAGGTCTTGACCGGTTGATTGACGAAATCTCCGATGTCCGCGAACGAGAGAATATCGTCGAGCCGGGCATCCACGTCTTCGCGGGAGAGGCCAAGCAGCGACGCGTTGAGATAGACATTCTCGATGCCGGTGAACTCGGGGTTGAACCCCGAGCCGAGTTCCAGCAAGGCGGCAACCCGCCCGTCGACGGAGGCAACACCTTCGGTAGGTGAGACGGTGCCAGCGATGATTTGCAGAAGAGTGGACTTGCCGGAGCCATTTCGCCCGATGAGCGCGACGCACTCACCGCGGCGCACGTGCAGGGATACCCCATGCAACGCCCAGAACTCGCGGAAGTAACGCACCTCGTCGCCCGGCAGGATACGACGTATGCCTGATGCCAGCATCTGCTTCAGCCGATCGGAAGGCTTCGCGTAGATCTCGTAGCGCTTGCTGACGCCCTGGACATCGATGACGATCTCTTCAGATGACATCGGCGAATCCCTTGCGCGTCGCATTGAATACCAACCAACCAAACCACGCCACGATCAACGAGGACGCCAGGTACGCCAGCGATGCGGCCATGTCCGGCAAGTGTCCCCACAGCACGAGATCACGCGCAGCTTCGACGATGTAGGTGAGCGGGTTGAGCGACAACAGCCAACGATACTGCCCAGGAAGACTACTGCGCGGATAGAAAATCGGCGCGAGAAAGACAAGGGATGTAGTCAATACCTGCATGATCTGCTGGGTATCGCGAAAATACACGCCAAGCGCCGAAAACAGCCAGGTCACACCCGCCACCATCGGCAGGAACATCAGCAGAAGCAGTGGAAACAGCGCGGCCGTCGGGGCCACCGCCGTACCCGTAGCGAGCAGCGCCGCCACCAGCACCAACGTACTGATGAGCGCATGAAACAACCCCGTTCCAACCGTCACCCATGACAGGGTCTCGAGTGGAAAGATGACCTTCTTCACGTAGTTCGGATTGGCCGTGATGAGAACAGGCGCGCGATTCAAGCACTCAGAAAAGAAATTACTGATGATGAGACCGATAAAGAGAATGATCGCGAAATTGACATTGCCGGACTCGACTGCTGTCCAACGCGATTTGAAGATGTAACCGAATACGAACGAATAGATCGCCAGCATCAACAGCGGGTTCAAAAAGGCCCATAACATGCCGCCCATCGAACCGCGATACCTACCGGAAACATCGCGCCTGCACAGTTCCCAGATCAGCCGGGCATTCCGGAACAGCGACACATACGGCCCGAATGGGTGTAGGGGGATGCGCAGCGCAGCCGCCCTTACTGGAAGACCCGTCATGCCAGGACGGACTCGAGTTCGCCGCGCAGATCGGCGAGATCTTCCACGCCGACCGAGAGCCTGATCAGGCCGTCCGAGATGCCGAGCTTCTTCCGCGTTGCAGGCGGAATCGACGCATGGGTCATGATTCCCGGGTGCTCGATGAGGCTCTCCACGCCACCAAGCGACTCGGCGAGGGCGAAGAGTTCGCACCGTTCGAGCACCCGCTTTGCCCGAGTCTTTCCGCCCTTGACCTCGACGGAGATGATGCCGCCGAAACCGTCCATCTGCTTGCGGGCCAGCGCGTGCTGTGGATGACTGTGCAGACCAGGATAGATGACACGTTCCACAGCCTTGTGCTTCTCCAGCCACGAGGCCAGCGCGAGAGCGCTCTCGCAATGCTGACGCATGCGCAAGTGTAGGGTTTTCAGGCCGCGCATCGCGAGGAACGCATCGAACGGCCCCGCCACGGCGCCGATGGAGTTCTGCAGGAACGCCATCTGCTCGGCCAAGGCCTCGTTCGCCGCAACCACGACGCCGCCAACGATGTCCGAATGACCATTCAGATACTTGGTGGCGGAATGCAGCACCAGGTCAGCCCCGTACTCGATGGGGCGCTGCAACATTGGCGAGCAGAACGTATTGTCCACGACGAGGATGAGGCCGTGCTTCTTCGCGAACGCCGACACCTTCGCGAGATCGACCAGTTGCAGCATCGGATTCGTCGGCGTTTCCGCCCAGATCATCCGCGTGTTCGGCTTCAGCGCCGCACGCAAGGCGGCAGGGTCGTTCAGATCGATGAAATCGAACTCGAGGTTGGCGGTGCGGCGGCGCACCCGTTCGAACAGGCGATAGGTGCCGCCATATAGATCGTTCATGGCGATCACATGGCTGCCGGCGTCGAGCAGTTCGAGAGTGGTCGATGCAGCGGCCAAGCCGGAAGCGAACGCAAAGCCCGCCACGCCGCCTTCCAGCGACGCGACACACGCCTCGTAAGCCATGCGCGTTGGATTTTGCGTGCGGGAATATTCGAAGCCCTGGTGCTTGCCCGGGCTTGCCTGAACGTATGTCGACGTCGCGTAAATGGGCGTCATGATGGCGCCAGTAGAGGGGTCAGGCGTCTGACCCGCATGGATTGCACGAGTACCAAGTCCATGGGCGGGACGAGCGTTCTTTACGTAACCGTTTGTCTTCACAGGACTTTATCTCTTGGATTCATGGGCCGTTTAAGCGCAACCCCTCGCAAACGGCGGTACATATTACACTTGGCGCCTATAACGCTGCGGGTATTACAGCCACGGTGCGCCTGGAGCGTCTCTGGCATGAATAAACGCGGTCGGAGGCGGTTTTCAGCGACCGCGACGCGCAAATATGGACGACAAGAGGCTCTATGAAAACACTGTTGGTAACGGGCGGTGCTGGCTTTATCGGCGCCAATTTCGTACTTCAGGCCGTTGCCGACGGGCTGCGGGTCGTGAACCTCGACAAGCTGACCTATGCGGGCAATCTGGGCACGCTCTCAACGCTCGAGGGCAACAGTGCACACGTCTTCGTCCAGGGCGACATCGGCGACCGCCCCCTGGTTCAGCGCCTGCTGGCTGAACATCGCCCGGACGCCATCGTTAATTTTGCGGCGGAGTCGCATGTCGACCGCTCCATCGATGGACCCGCTGCCTTCGTTGAGACGAATGTCGTTGGCACCCTCGGGCTGCTCGAAGAAGCGCGTGATTTCTGGCGCGCGCTCGAAGGCACCGCCAACAGCTTCCGTTTCCTGCACGTATCGACCGACGAGGTGTACGGCTCTCTCGGCGCGGACGGCAAGTTCACCGAAACGACGCCCTACGCACCTAACTCACCCTACTCCGCGAGCAAAGCGGCATCCGACCACCTTGTGCGCGCCTTCCACCATACGTATGGTCTGCCTGTCCTCACGACGAACTGCTCGAACAATTACGGTCCGTTCCAGTTCCCCGAAAAGCTCATACCTCTGACCATCCAGAAGGCGCTCAAGGGTGAGGCTCTTCCTGTCTATGGTGATGGCAAGAACATCCGTGACTGGCTGTACGTTGGCGACCATTGCTCGGCTATTCGTCGGGTGCTGGACGGCGGCCGCATCGGTGAGACCTACAACGTCGGGGGCAACGCGGAGCGTGAGAACATCCACGTCGTCAAAGCCATTTGCCGCATTCTCGACCAGCGCCAGCCTCTTTCCTCAGGTGAGCCGCGCGAGTCGTTGATCACCTTCGTGCGCGACCGACCGGGGCACGACCGCCGTTACGCTATCGATGCCACCAAGCTCGAAAGCGAACTGGGCTGGTCGCCGACGCAGACGTTCGAATCGGGCATCGAGGCGACGGTCAACTGGTACCTTGATAATCAGTCCTGGGTTGCGTCCATTCTTGACGGTAGCTACCGCATGGAGCGACTCGGCGCATGACCACCAAGGGCATCATCCTCGCCGGCGGCTCCGGCACCCGGCTGTATCCGATCACCCAGGCAGTCAGCAAGCAACTGCTGCCGGTGTATGACAAGCCAATGATCTACTACCCGCTGGCCACCTTGATGCTGGCGGGCATACGCGATGTCCTCATCATCAACACCCCGCACGAACAAGCGTTGTTTCAGCGCCTGCTCGGCGACGGTTCGCAATGGGGAATAAACATCTCTTACGCCGTACAGCCTTCGCCGGATGGACTGGCGCAAGCGTTTCTGATCGGCCGGGATTTTGTTGCAGGTCAGCCCAGCTGCCTCGTTCTCGGCGATAACATCTTCTACGGTGTCGGCCTGACGGAGCGGCTGAAGCGTGCGGCTGCCCGCTCGCACGGCGCCACGGTATTCGGGTACTGGGTAAAGGATCCGGAGCGCTATGGCGTGGCAGAGTTCGATAGCGAGGGACGCGTCGTCGGCCTGGAAGAGAAGCCGGCACAGCCAAGGTCCA includes:
- a CDS encoding ABC transporter ATP-binding protein, which produces MSSEEIVIDVQGVSKRYEIYAKPSDRLKQMLASGIRRILPGDEVRYFREFWALHGVSLHVRRGECVALIGRNGSGKSTLLQIIAGTVSPTEGVASVDGRVAALLELGSGFNPEFTGIENVYLNASLLGLSREDVDARLDDILSFADIGDFVNQPVKTYSSGMTVRLAFAVQAQIDPDVLIVDEALAVGDARFQAKCFARLKTLRERGTSILLVTHSTEQVVTHCDRAVLIDQGQKLDDGDPRPVVNRYLDLLYGRQRITPPIREGEHAGDATVNDQLEHFDPQFGERHEPMFESRPAYNPYEHRWGDGGAEIMDFAVFAGDQAFPAVFRSGEELALYVRYRFRSGILRPILGVTLKTKEGLTVYGTNTEMALMDQAFPPGEAGRSGIALCQFRLKCAPGDYFLSVGIASRDGSGEAVPHDRRYDSIHLCVEPDTPFVGLADLGARLEFL
- a CDS encoding ABC transporter permease — protein: MTGLPVRAAALRIPLHPFGPYVSLFRNARLIWELCRRDVSGRYRGSMGGMLWAFLNPLLMLAIYSFVFGYIFKSRWTAVESGNVNFAIILFIGLIISNFFSECLNRAPVLITANPNYVKKVIFPLETLSWVTVGTGLFHALISTLVLVAALLATGTAVAPTAALFPLLLLMFLPMVAGVTWLFSALGVYFRDTQQIMQVLTTSLVFLAPIFYPRSSLPGQYRWLLSLNPLTYIVEAARDLVLWGHLPDMAASLAYLASSLIVAWFGWLVFNATRKGFADVI
- a CDS encoding trans-sulfuration enzyme family protein, whose amino-acid sequence is MKTNGYVKNARPAHGLGTRAIHAGQTPDPSTGAIMTPIYATSTYVQASPGKHQGFEYSRTQNPTRMAYEACVASLEGGVAGFAFASGLAAASTTLELLDAGSHVIAMNDLYGGTYRLFERVRRRTANLEFDFIDLNDPAALRAALKPNTRMIWAETPTNPMLQLVDLAKVSAFAKKHGLILVVDNTFCSPMLQRPIEYGADLVLHSATKYLNGHSDIVGGVVVAANEALAEQMAFLQNSIGAVAGPFDAFLAMRGLKTLHLRMRQHCESALALASWLEKHKAVERVIYPGLHSHPQHALARKQMDGFGGIISVEVKGGKTRAKRVLERCELFALAESLGGVESLIEHPGIMTHASIPPATRKKLGISDGLIRLSVGVEDLADLRGELESVLA
- the rfbB gene encoding dTDP-glucose 4,6-dehydratase; this translates as MKTLLVTGGAGFIGANFVLQAVADGLRVVNLDKLTYAGNLGTLSTLEGNSAHVFVQGDIGDRPLVQRLLAEHRPDAIVNFAAESHVDRSIDGPAAFVETNVVGTLGLLEEARDFWRALEGTANSFRFLHVSTDEVYGSLGADGKFTETTPYAPNSPYSASKAASDHLVRAFHHTYGLPVLTTNCSNNYGPFQFPEKLIPLTIQKALKGEALPVYGDGKNIRDWLYVGDHCSAIRRVLDGGRIGETYNVGGNAERENIHVVKAICRILDQRQPLSSGEPRESLITFVRDRPGHDRRYAIDATKLESELGWSPTQTFESGIEATVNWYLDNQSWVASILDGSYRMERLGA
- the rfbA gene encoding glucose-1-phosphate thymidylyltransferase RfbA; this translates as MTTKGIILAGGSGTRLYPITQAVSKQLLPVYDKPMIYYPLATLMLAGIRDVLIINTPHEQALFQRLLGDGSQWGINISYAVQPSPDGLAQAFLIGRDFVAGQPSCLVLGDNIFYGVGLTERLKRAAARSHGATVFGYWVKDPERYGVAEFDSEGRVVGLEEKPAQPRSNYAVTGLYFYDKRACDFAAELKPSPRGELEITDLNRCYLDDGSLMLEQLGRGYAWLDTGTHTSLMEAGNYIETIENRQGLKVCCPEEIAFNHKWIDAEQVLKLAKPLAKTGYGEYLHSLIGHGLVK